One segment of Drosophila ananassae strain 14024-0371.13 chromosome 3R, ASM1763931v2, whole genome shotgun sequence DNA contains the following:
- the LOC26514350 gene encoding uncharacterized protein LOC26514350 isoform X1: MQMVKDEDMDTIKAGLGSAHHEWPDKRNATTAVAQETLQNGEPTDPKVIPPMKHTRQVIMMLPTCHHHHPPTASLPLCLPGARRPRTCEDTSHDQPVGASQAMSKMSSKSFSVAAAQMTLHYDVM; encoded by the exons ATGCAGATGGTGAAGGACGAGGACATGGATACGATCAAAGCCGGACTAGGAAGCGCCCACCATGAATGGCCAGACAAAAGGAATGCGACGACAGCTGTAGCACAGGAAACCCTGCAAAATGGA GAACCAACGGACCCCAAGGTGATTCCTCCGATGAAGCACACCCGACAG GTTATCATGATGCTGCCAAcctgccaccaccaccaccccccaaCAGCCAGTTTACCCCTATGTTTGCCCGGAGCCAGGCGGCCAAGGACCTGTGAGGATACGAGTCACGATCAGCCAGTTGGAGCCTCCCAG GCAATGTCAAAGATGTCTTCAAAGAGTTTTTCTGTAGCTGCTGCGCAGATGACGCTTCATTACGACGTTATGTAA
- the LOC6497045 gene encoding tetratricopeptide repeat protein 30 homolog, producing MLHQGIILREGHVTRTIYNLIKDKRYEDVIECITNFGEAASTRAGLSTLGHCYYHAQKYEEAATCYEQICHLAPNEAKYKFYYAQSLYQAGLFGEALRVLKQIGDQEDELQEHCLQLQSAILYSSEDYAGAQSLLNQRAGGTAETLNDEGCLLFQADQHEAAVQRFQGALQVGGFNPLVAYNVALAHFQRKQRAQALDYTSEIVERGMRNHPELGIGAQVDTDGSARSVGNPITMAMSGITQALNLKAALEYQDGNEEAAREALIDLPPRAESELDPVTLHNMAITDTQGPVAGLRKLAFLLQLGAPSCPKETFANILLICCRHELYETAADILAEHTGLTYKYLSQYLYELLDALITAQTSGELAEKKLGTLASSLAGKLRSLAAKVQEVRATNEQQALRDALKDYEQALELYLPVVMARAWISWRDDDFVGAEREFHSSAEFCSENSIWRLNAGHVLFMQGDKYQEATAFYEPIVRQHSDDIMSVSAAVLANLCVSYIMTLQNEEAEELMRKVEKAEELKGNMGKQYHHLCIVNLVVGTLYCAKSNYEFGLSRIAHALEGGSGNRLYADTWLHVKRCILGLLTGMAKQNIILPYAIVQEVLSFLRFCEAYGLLTPANIFSATEQVPENPLTIGLEARKLRLLLLKLSEYDNF from the exons ATGTTGCATCAGGGAATTATTCTGCGTGAAGGACATGTCACCAGGACAATTTACAACTTG ATCAAAGACAAGCGGTATGAGGATGTAATCGAGTGCATTACCAACTTTGGAGAGGCAGCCAGCACCAGGGCAGGGTTATCCACCCTGGGGCACTGCTACTACCACGCCCAGAAGTACGAGGAGGCAGCCACTTGCTATGAGCAGATCTGCCACTTGGCACCCAATGAAGCCAAGTACAA ATTCTATTATGCCCAATCTCTCTATCAGGCTGGCCTGTTTGGGGAGGCCTTGCGAGTCCTCAAGCAAATCGGTGACCAGGAGGACGAGCTCCAGGAGCATTGCCTCCAACTGCAGAGTGCTATTTTGTACTCTAGTGAGGACTATGCCGGCGCCCAGAGTCTCCTAAATCAGCGGGCTGGGGGCACTGCCGAAACCCTTAACGATGAGGGGTGCCTGCTCTTTCAAGCCGACCAGCACGAGGCGGCGGTGCAGAGATTCCAGGGTGCACTCCAAGTTGGTGGCTTCAACCCCTTGGTGGCCTACAATGTGGCTCTGGCTCACTTTCAAAGGAAACAGCGGGCCCAGGCTCTCGATTACACCTCAGAAATAGTAGAGCGGGGTATGCGGAATCATCCAGAGTTGGGAATCGGCGCCCAAGTGGACACCGATGGCAGTGCTAGGAGTGTGGGCAATCCCATCACCATGGCCATGTCGGGAATTACACAGGCCCTGAACTTAAAGGCTGCTTTGGAATACCAG gaTGGCAACGAAGAAGCTGCTAGGGAGGCACTCATTGATTTACCGCCACGTGCTGAGAGTGAATTGGACCCGGTCACGTTGCACAACATGGCCATAACGGATACCCAGGGTCCGGTGGCGGGTCTCAGGAAACTGGCCTTCCTCCTCCAGCTGGGCGCCCCATCCTGTCCGAAGGAGACCTTTGCCAACATTCTGCTGATCTGTTGCCGGCACGAACTTTACGAAACAGCTGCGGATATCCTGGCAGAGCACACGGGCCTCACCTACAAGTATTTATCGCAATATCTTTACGAACTCCTGGACGCTCTGATAACCGCACAAACCAGTGGAGAGTTGGCCGAAAAGAAACTGGGCACCTTGGCCTCCAGCTTGGCTGGAAAGCTACGCAGCTTGGCGGCAAAAGTTCAAGAGGTGAGGGCCACCAACGAACAGCAGGCGCTGAGGGATGCCCTCAAGGACTACGAACAGGCTCTGGAACT TTATCTACCAGTGGTAATGGCTCGAGCCTGGATCTCATGGCGAGACGACGATTTTGTGGGAGCTGAAAGGGAGTTTCACTCGAGTGCAGAGTTTTGTTCGGAAAACTCAATCTGGAGGCTAAATGCAGGACATGTCCTGTTCATGCAAGGCGATAAATACCAGGAGGCAACTGCCTTTTACGAGCCCATCGTCCGTCAGCACTCTGATGAT ATCATGTCCGTTTCGGCAGCGGTGCTGGCCAACCTGTGCGTATCCTACATCATGACCCTGCAGAACGAGGAGGCCGAGGAACTAATGCGCAAAGTGGAAAAAGCCGAGGAGCTGAAGGGCAATATGGGCAAGCAGTACCACCACTTGTGCATTGTCAATCTGGTGGTGGGCACTCTCTACTGTGCCAAATCCAATTATGAGTTCGGCCTCTCCCGCATCGCCCACGCACTGGAGGGTGGTTCGGGGAACAGGCTGTACGCAGACACCTGGCTGCATGTGAAGCGATGTATCCTGGGGCTGTTAACGGGCATGGCCAAGCAGAACATTATCCTTCCCTATGCCATCGTGCAGGAGGTGCTCAGCTTTTTGCGCTTTTGCGAGGCCTACGGCCTCCTGACACCggctaatattttttctgccACCGAACAGGTGCCGGAAAACCCACTGACCATTGGACTCGAGGCCAGGAAATTGCGGCTACTCTTGCTTAAACTCAGCGAGTatgataatttttaa